From Plectropomus leopardus isolate mb chromosome 4, YSFRI_Pleo_2.0, whole genome shotgun sequence, the proteins below share one genomic window:
- the bglapl gene encoding bone gamma-carboxyglutamate (gla) protein, like, translating to MKTLTLLAICALLSVCWSMGAVEPEVVVDPAADTAAATTADAAPADPAAAAADPAAPDSSSSSSSSSSSSSSSESDSSSASDSNSSSDSASDSNSSSSSSSSSSSSSSSSSSSSSSSSSSSSSSESSESSSDSSESSESNSSESSSSSSSSSSESNSSESDSSSDSSSSSSSSSSSSSESASAEAAAAKVVKKRDLASVLLRRRRAVPAGDLTPLQLESLREVCELNIACDEMADTAGIVAAYIAHYGSLPF from the exons ATGAAGACTCTGACTCTCCTCGCCATCTGCGCTCTTCTGTCTGTGTGCTGGTCCATGGGAG CTGTTGAACCAGAGGTTGTTGTGGACCCTGCTGCCGACACTGCTGCCGCCACTACCGCTGACGCTGCACCTGCCgaccctgctgctgctgctgctgacccCGCCGCCCCTGAttcatcctcttcatcctcctcttcctcttcctcttcctcctcctccgagTCTGATTCGTCCTCCGCATCCGACTCCAACTCTTCCTCAGACTCAGCATCTGATTctaactcctcctcctcctcctcctcttcttcctcctcatcctcctcatcctcctcatcctcctcctcctcctcctcttcttcctcttcctcctctgagtCCTCCGAGTCCTCCTCTGACTCTTCTGAATCTTCTGAATCTAATTCTTCtgagtcctcctcctcctcctcctcttcctcctccgaGTCCAACTCCTCCGAATCCGACTCTTCCTCCgattcttcctcttcttcttcatcctcctcctcatcttcatcagAGTCAGCCAGTGCTGAGG CCGCAGCGGCTAAGGTGGTGAAGAAGAGAGACTTGGCTTCTGTCCTCCTGAGGAGAAGGAGAGCTGTTCCTGCAGGAGACCTCACCCCTCTGCAGCTGGAGAG CCTGAGAGAGGTGTGTGAGCTGAACATTGCCTGCGACGAGATGGCAGACACTGCAGGCATTGTCGCTGCATATATCGCCCACTATGGATCCCTCCCCTTCTAA